The genomic region GCTTTCGGGCTGCCCCACCAACTGGCATCTGGACCCGGTGGCGGCCAACAGGCGCATTGCCGAGGTTATGATTCCGGTCTTTCCCCTGGGCGTGTTCAAGGACGCGACCGCGTCCGGACCGGCGGCGGACGCCGGGCAGGCGAAGGAGGCTCCCCGTGGCTGAGTATCAGGACGTGATCATGGCCGGTTTCGGCGGCCAGGGCGTGATGCTGATCGGCAATCTACTGGCGCAGGCCGGGATGGAACACGGCCTGGAAGTGAGCTTTATCCCGGTCTACGGCGCGGAAATGCGCGGCGGCACGGCCAACTGCACCGTGGTGCTGGACAGCCACCCCATCGGCTCGCCCCTGGTGCGCGAACCGCTGTCCACCATTGTGCTCAACGAGCCCTCGCTGGACAAATTCCAGCCGCGCCTGCGCAAGGACGGCGTGCAGATCGTCAACGCCTCGCTGATCCGCGAGGAGCTTTTGGACAGGAAGCTGCGCAGCGTCTATATTCCGGCCAATGACATGGCCCACGAACTGGGCAATGTGAAGCTGGCCAACATGGTGGCCCTGGGGGCCTGGCTCAAGGCCACGGGCGCGTTGCCGCTGACGGCGGTGCGGGAGGCGCTCAAGCGCGTGGTCAGTGCGCATTACGCCAAGCTGATCCCGGTCAACGCCCAGGCCCTGGAAGTGGGATACAGTTTCGGATAAGGAAATCTCATGGTCA from Desulfovibrio porci harbors:
- a CDS encoding 2-oxoacid:acceptor oxidoreductase family protein; its protein translation is MAEYQDVIMAGFGGQGVMLIGNLLAQAGMEHGLEVSFIPVYGAEMRGGTANCTVVLDSHPIGSPLVREPLSTIVLNEPSLDKFQPRLRKDGVQIVNASLIREELLDRKLRSVYIPANDMAHELGNVKLANMVALGAWLKATGALPLTAVREALKRVVSAHYAKLIPVNAQALEVGYSFG